A window of Rippkaea orientalis PCC 8801 genomic DNA:
TGTGAGGAAGTAGCAAAACTAAGGCTTTTTGGGCTGAATCATACCAGTCTAAATCATCAAAGTTACTATTGTGTAAATAGACCCAGTAGGCTAACATATAAGAAAGGAAAGAAAGAATTAACCAACGATAAACCCCTAATAAAGTTTTTTGCCCAAAACGGTGAAGACTAAACTGATGTTTTGCGGTTTTAAAGAAACCCTCTATTGGCCATCGATATTTTCCCCATCTAATGATAGTTTTTTCCTTCATGGGTTTCGTTGAAATGACAAATCGTTTAACTCGTTTCCCATTACGTTTCAGCCATACCCATGAGACAAATACTGGAAAATTTAAACCCTGTAGATAGACTCACATCTTGCGTGTAAACCCTTCTTATGATTATAGACCCTAACCAAGTCTTTCAGATGAGGAAACTTACCCACTTTTTCAAGAGTTGTTAAATCTAGAATAACTTGTAAAATGGGTTTTCTTCCTTTTCCTCTTTCGGATAAAATAAGATTTAAAATAAAAGAACGAATAGTCTTTATTAGAGAACGAGTTGACCAATTATAATGATTTAAAAAACGACTAATAGCACTTTCTGATTTAGTCTGACAATGATGAGGAACTGCATTTCCTTGTCCATCCAACAATAATCCTAAAATAGATTCTAGGGTTTCTTTTTGATAAATTGTAGGCATTA
This region includes:
- a CDS encoding transposase, yielding MKEKTIIRWGKYRWPIEGFFKTAKHQFSLHRFGQKTLLGVYRWLILSFLSYMLAYWVYLHNSNFDDLDWYDSAQKALVLLLPHILLLSLLKKLKLLNPWFYEHGLELCLVRCKM